In one Mesorhizobium australicum genomic region, the following are encoded:
- a CDS encoding HXXEE domain-containing protein codes for MVPFSHLWPWIGLGLTLILLFGLIRGDLRGDRSVPRTRDIVWLTWAATAAYMLHQFEEHGIDAQGVHYAFRGALCATFGFADVAECRIPESFITAVNIPVVWIAGPVCALLGRRWPAIAFGYFGVLAANAIVHIAPAITGGGYNPGLLTSVLLFLPLSLWAMWVALRRPGLGVPAIAAMLLGGVIVHAVLFLSLRAYLDGKLGMYTLLAVQIINPAFLILVSGIVMARRSLRPAGRSP; via the coding sequence ATGGTACCATTCTCGCATCTCTGGCCGTGGATCGGGCTCGGCCTGACGCTGATCCTGCTGTTCGGCCTGATCCGGGGCGATCTTCGCGGTGACCGGTCCGTCCCGCGAACGAGGGACATCGTCTGGCTGACATGGGCGGCCACCGCCGCCTACATGCTGCATCAGTTCGAAGAGCATGGCATCGACGCGCAGGGTGTGCATTACGCGTTTCGTGGCGCGCTGTGCGCCACCTTCGGTTTCGCCGACGTCGCCGAATGCCGCATTCCCGAATCCTTCATCACGGCGGTGAATATTCCGGTGGTATGGATCGCCGGTCCGGTCTGCGCCCTTCTGGGGCGGCGGTGGCCCGCAATCGCTTTCGGCTATTTCGGCGTTCTGGCCGCCAATGCGATCGTGCACATCGCTCCCGCGATCACGGGCGGTGGCTACAATCCCGGCCTGCTCACCTCGGTCCTGCTTTTCCTGCCGCTCTCGCTGTGGGCGATGTGGGTCGCGTTACGGCGCCCTGGACTTGGCGTCCCCGCGATCGCGGCGATGCTCTTGGGCGGCGTGATCGTGCACGCGGTGCTGTTCCTGTCGCTCAGAGCCTATCTGGACGGCAAGCTCGGCATGTACACCTTGCTTGCCGTTCAAATCATCAATCCAGCATTCCTGATCCTCGTCTCGGGAATCGTCATGGCACGCCGGTCGCTGCGACCTGCCGGTCGATCTCCATAA
- a CDS encoding TrmH family RNA methyltransferase codes for MSKPEKPRTAKDTHYAKLRRAHRDEKAGGPRPFRPRQPVKPGDPPSDGLVRLYGLHTVRAAIDNPRRKIARMLATRNALERMDIADPTSLPFPVEIVEPRDIDRITGSDAVHQGALVEAQPLEPKALAELADTPLVVVLDQVTDPHNVGAVIRSAVAFGAGALIVTARHSPQESGVLAKAASGALEHLDLIEVRNLAEALNELHEAGFRTIGLDSEGPSTFEDTLSGDRIALVLGAEGKGLRQKTRETVTALARLDMPGPIHSLNVSNAAAVSLYAAGRHLRR; via the coding sequence ATGAGCAAGCCCGAAAAGCCGCGCACGGCGAAAGACACGCATTACGCCAAGCTGCGCCGTGCCCACCGCGACGAAAAGGCCGGCGGCCCGCGACCCTTCAGGCCACGCCAGCCGGTCAAGCCGGGCGATCCGCCGTCTGACGGGCTGGTGCGGCTCTACGGCCTGCACACGGTGCGCGCAGCGATCGACAATCCCCGCCGCAAGATTGCCAGGATGCTCGCCACGCGCAACGCGCTCGAGCGGATGGACATCGCCGACCCGACGTCCCTGCCCTTCCCTGTCGAGATCGTCGAGCCGCGCGACATCGACAGAATCACCGGCAGCGATGCGGTGCACCAAGGCGCGCTGGTCGAGGCGCAGCCGCTGGAGCCCAAGGCACTGGCGGAACTTGCCGACACACCGCTGGTGGTCGTGCTCGACCAGGTGACGGATCCGCACAATGTCGGCGCGGTGATCCGCTCAGCGGTCGCATTCGGCGCCGGCGCGCTGATCGTCACGGCCCGCCACAGCCCGCAGGAGTCAGGGGTGCTGGCAAAGGCCGCCTCCGGGGCCCTCGAGCATCTGGACCTCATCGAGGTGCGGAACCTGGCCGAAGCGCTGAACGAGCTTCACGAGGCCGGCTTCCGCACGATCGGACTTGATTCGGAAGGCCCTTCGACCTTCGAGGACACGCTCTCGGGCGACCGGATCGCGTTGGTGCTCGGCGCCGAAGGCAAGGGCCTGCGCCAGAAGACGCGCGAGACGGTGACCGCGCTGGCGCGGCTCGACATGCCCGGCCCCATCCACTCGCTCAACGTCTCCAATGCCGCCGCGGTATCGCTTTACGCCGCTGGGAGGCATCTCAGGCGCTAG